From Dromaius novaehollandiae isolate bDroNov1 chromosome 15, bDroNov1.hap1, whole genome shotgun sequence, a single genomic window includes:
- the LOC112996946 gene encoding leukotriene C4 synthase-like, producing MLDQIHLLAAVTVLGVLEQAYFFLQVIYARRMFGVSPPKISGPPEFERIFRAQVNSSEYFPIFLALLWQAGLFFHQGLAAALGLLYLCSRYCYFTGYRASSLERLPAIYFSTAVLWVLMAAAALGLSHFFLAHYVGLNIPRLLLA from the exons ATGCTGGATCAGATTCATCTGCTGGCTGCTGTGACGGTTCTGGGTGTCCTGGAGCAAG CCTACTTCTTCCTCCAGGTGATCTATGCCAGGCGGATGTTTGGCGTTTCTCCTCCAAAGATCTCAGGCCCTCCTGAATTTGAGAGGATCTTTCGAGCACA GGTGAATTCCTCTGAGTATTTTCCCATTTTCCTGGCACTTCTGTGGCAGGCTGGCCTCTTCTTCCATCAAG GTCTGGCTGCGGCCTTGGGTCTGCTCTATCTCTGCTCTCGCTACTGCTACTTCACAGGATATCGGGCATCGTCGCTGGAAAG GCTCCCCGCCATATACTTCAGCACCGCGGTCCTCTGGGTCCTCATGGCGGCGGCAGCCCTGGGCCTCTCGCATTTCTTCCTCGCTCACTACGTGGGGCTGAACATCCCGCGGCTCCTCCTGGCGTGA
- the CANX gene encoding calnexin, protein MELKWLLCVTLLALGTLAVQAHDMEDDNDGDDVVDIEDDLDDGIEEAEESKPETSAPPPAPKVTYRAPVPTGEVYFAENFDKGSLDGWILSKAKKDDTDDEIAKYDGKWEVQDMKDTKLPGDKGLVLVTRAKHHAISSKLSKPFVFDTKPLIVQYEVNFQNGIECGGAYVKLLSKTPELNLDQFHDKTPYTIMFGPDKCGEDYKLHFIFRHKNPKTGKYEEKHAKRPDADLKTYFTDKKTHLYTLVLNPDNSFEILVDQTVVNSGNLLNDMTPPVNPPREIEDPNDQKPEDWDERPKIPDPDAVKPDDWDEDAPAKISDENAVKPEGWLDDEPEYVADPDAEKPEDWDEDMDGEWEAPQIANPKCESAPGCGTWQRPMIDNPNYKGKWKPPMIDNVNYQGIWKPRKIPNPDFFEDLEPFKMTPFTAVGLELWSMTSDIFFDNFIICTERAVADDWASDGWGLKKAADGAAEPGVVGQMMAAAEERPWLWVVYILTVALPVFLVVLFCCSGKKQPSAAEYKKTDAPQPDVMNPEKEEEKDKGDKEEEEEEETNEEKLEEKQKSDADVGSASQEEEEEEEEEEDKKPALEEEETVNRSPRNRKPRKD, encoded by the exons ATGGAGCTGAAATGGCTACTGTGTGTGACACTGCTAGCTCTTGGAACTCTTGCTGTCCAGGCACATGATATGGAAGATGACAATGATGGTGATGATGTGGTTGATATTGAGGATGACTTGGATGATGGCATTGAGGAGGCAGAAGAGTCAAAGCCTGAAACTAgcgctcctcctccagctccaaaG gTTACCTACAGGGCCCCTGTCCCAACAGGCGAAGTTTATTTTGCAGAAAACTTTGATAAAGGAAGTCTGGATGG ATGGATCCTttctaaagcaaagaaagatgataCAGATGATGAGATTGCCAAATATGATG gTAAATGGGAAGTCCAAGATATGAAGGACACTAAGCTTCCAGGAGACAAAGGGCTTGTACTGGTAACCCGAGCCAAACATCATGCAATTTCATCCAAACTTTCAAAGCCCTTTGTATTTGATACCAAGCCCCTTATTGTGCA GTATGAAGTAAACTTCCAAAATGGGATAGAGTGTGGTGGGGCCTATGTGAAATTGCTTTCAAAAACTCCTGAATTGAACCTG GATCAATTCCATGACAAAACTCCATATACAATCATGTTTGGCCCTGATAAATGTGGAGAGGACTATAAATTGCACTTCATCTTTCGGCACAAGAACCCAAAGACTGGTAAATATGAGGAAAAGCATGCAAAGCGTCCTGATGCAGACCTGAAGACCTACTTTACTGATAAGAAGACCCACCTTTACACGCTGG tctTGAATCCTGATAATAGTTTTGAAATACTGGTTGATCAAACGGTTGTCAACAGTGGGAATCTGTTAAATGATATGACTCCTCCTGTGAATCCACCCCGAGAGATTGAGGACCCAAATGACCAGAAGCCTGAGGACTGGGATGAGAGACCAAAAATTCCAGACCCAGATGCTGTTAAACCAGATGACTG GGATGAAGATGCTCCTGCAAAGATTTCTGATGAAAATGCTGTGAAACCAGAAGGTTGGTTGGATGATGAACCAGAATATGTAGCAGACCCTGATGCTGAGAAGCCAGAGGATTG GGATGAGGATATGGATGGTGAATGGGAGGCACCTCAGATTGCAAATCCTAAATGTGAGTCAGCCCCTGGCTGTGGTACCTGGCAGCGACCTATGATTGACAATCCAAACTACAAAGGCAAATGGAAGCCTCCTATGATTGATAACGTGAACTATCAG GGCATATGGAAACCCAGGAAGATCCCAAATCCAGATTTCTTTGAAGATTTGGAACCTTTCAAGATGACTCCCTTTACTGCTGTGGGACTTGAGCTATGGTCAATGACTTCTGACATCTTTTTTGACAATTTTATTATCTGTACTGAAAGAGCTGTGGCTGATGATTGGGCCAGTGATGGATGGGGACTGAAAAAGGCAGCTGATGGTGCTGCTGAG CCTGGTGTTGTGGGCCAGATGATGGCAGCTGCTGAAGAGCGTCCCTGGCTCTGGGTAGTCTACATCCTCACTGTGGCTTTGCCAGTGTTCCTTGTTGTCCTTTTCTGCTGCTCTGGGAAG aagcaGCCAAGTGCTGCAGAATACAAAAAGACAGATGCTCCTCAACCTGATGTGATGAatccagagaaggaggaagaaaaagacaaaggggacaaagaggaggaggaggaagaagaaacaaatgagGAAAAGCTAG aagagaaacagaaaagtgaTGCTGATGTAGGAAGTGCCAgtcaagaggaagaggaggaagaggaggaggaggaagacaagaaACCTGCATTAGAG gaggaggagactgtGAATAGATCACCCAGAAACAGAAAGCCaagaaaagattga